A part of Thermoplasmatales archaeon genomic DNA contains:
- a CDS encoding PKD domain-containing protein, which translates to MKSKIWGVLICLLLMIIYNSTINVNTENNHGRFFIGISNASNSSDLSEDTLYPPWDGWNSDRNIGGAVGWDLGWEEGTLNDVRIVTNCASAVVGVLSGYQACWNVVNWYPTDNDYVTFTFDYDYSGWVNLAGGGTETVGVFTIKVFFNIIDTEANEVLFAYEQIVEAINAMPFNYFNTNYDGNVHISSSPVYVEEGKNIKIQAGIICYPLVAGYLASFQSCVADTVGKLNYVSIQPDNSKSPLLRVSPNPPDHDFGDCLKDQYYVFNFSVWNGGIGVLYFKTSDDSDWMSVFPPYAPAPRSFVWPGAVVVNTSRLGYGLHEGNIYINSSYGNKTGKIRINIINSPPGIPLPPTGPTEVHTNQEYEYSATAYDYEGDTVKYLFDWGDGTDSGWTEKCDQGVPKTLTHQWTNIGTYTIKVKAKDAYGESDWSSGLNVTVIEKRNPPTADAGGPYYGYINQYVHFNGAKSHDNDENGCCIDRYDWMFYDGDNWHNDIGDKPTYKYTQIGRYTVKLRVYDNEGDYDIDSTTVSIDYPPMGVHIEGPEKIKVGQTVTLKAVAYGGKPPYIYRWNFNHLLNPDGWDTDWLENNTIKVSYETPGIREICVAVKDSRGETVLGYLEMTVPYYYWGGSVYFIVKLFTEYFNLNLPAVLEYYYLLQQSQYFRILTQISHVTDQNYDFCS; encoded by the coding sequence GTGAAAAGTAAAATATGGGGAGTATTGATATGTTTACTGCTGATGATTATTTACAACAGCACCATAAACGTAAATACAGAGAATAATCATGGAAGATTTTTTATAGGTATATCTAATGCAAGTAATAGTAGTGACTTATCAGAAGATACTTTGTATCCTCCCTGGGATGGTTGGAACTCGGACAGGAATATTGGAGGTGCGGTAGGGTGGGATCTAGGATGGGAAGAAGGCACACTAAACGATGTAAGAATTGTTACCAACTGTGCATCAGCTGTTGTTGGTGTGCTGAGTGGTTATCAGGCATGTTGGAATGTAGTGAATTGGTATCCGACTGATAATGATTATGTTACGTTTACATTCGATTATGATTACTCTGGCTGGGTAAACTTAGCTGGAGGGGGAACGGAGACTGTAGGAGTTTTTACGATAAAGGTATTTTTTAATATAATAGATACCGAAGCTAATGAAGTTTTGTTTGCATATGAACAAATTGTTGAGGCTATTAATGCTATGCCATTTAACTATTTTAATACAAACTATGATGGAAACGTACATATAAGTTCATCACCAGTTTATGTTGAAGAAGGAAAAAACATTAAAATTCAAGCTGGCATAATATGCTATCCGCTTGTTGCAGGTTATCTGGCAAGCTTTCAGTCTTGTGTTGCCGACACCGTGGGAAAATTGAATTATGTTTCAATACAACCAGATAACTCCAAATCTCCTCTTCTTCGAGTATCTCCAAATCCGCCAGATCATGATTTTGGGGATTGCCTAAAAGACCAATATTATGTTTTCAACTTTAGTGTTTGGAATGGGGGAATAGGTGTACTTTATTTTAAAACTAGCGATGACAGTGATTGGATGAGTGTATTCCCTCCATATGCACCAGCGCCACGCTCTTTTGTTTGGCCTGGGGCTGTTGTAGTGAATACATCGAGGTTAGGATATGGATTACATGAAGGGAATATCTATATAAACTCTAGTTACGGTAACAAAACAGGTAAAATCCGAATCAACATTATCAATTCTCCTCCGGGCATACCCCTTCCACCTACTGGGCCAACAGAAGTACATACAAATCAGGAATATGAGTATTCAGCTACAGCCTATGATTATGAAGGAGATACTGTTAAATATTTGTTTGACTGGGGAGATGGAACCGATAGTGGTTGGACAGAAAAATGTGATCAAGGAGTGCCAAAAACTCTTACTCATCAATGGACCAATATAGGAACTTACACTATCAAGGTTAAAGCAAAAGATGCGTATGGCGAAAGTGACTGGTCCTCTGGATTAAACGTTACAGTGATTGAAAAAAGGAATCCGCCAACAGCTGATGCCGGGGGACCTTACTATGGATATATCAATCAATATGTTCATTTTAACGGGGCAAAAAGCCATGATAATGATGAAAACGGGTGCTGCATTGATCGGTATGATTGGATGTTCTATGATGGTGATAATTGGCATAATGACATAGGTGATAAACCCACATATAAATATACTCAGATAGGCAGGTATACTGTTAAATTGCGCGTGTATGATAATGAAGGAGATTATGATATAGATTCAACCACTGTTTCAATAGATTATCCTCCTATGGGTGTTCATATAGAGGGTCCTGAAAAAATAAAAGTCGGTCAAACAGTAACTTTAAAGGCAGTTGCATATGGGGGTAAACCACCATATATTTATAGATGGAACTTTAACCACCTTCTTAATCCAGACGGATGGGATACAGATTGGTTAGAAAACAACACTATTAAAGTTTCCTATGAAACACCTGGCATTCGGGAAATTTGCGTTGCAGTAAAGGATAGTAGAGGAGAGACTGTACTGGGCTATTTAGAGATGACTGTACCCTACTATTATTGGGGGGGGTCAGTCTATTTTATAGTTAAGTTATTTACTGAGTATTTCAACCTCAATTTACCTGCTGTTCTGGAGTATTATTATCTATTGCAGCAATCACAATACTTCCGAATCCTAACACAGATTTCGCATGTAACAGATCAAAATTATGATTTTTGCAGTTAA
- a CDS encoding glycosyl hydrolase: MQGFDEIVEKLKKIKEKGFVKTHRAGDTGVGKTLEDLLGIKENNVPGPNAEFIELKSARKNTSSMLTLFTKPPLPKSTNSKLLQEFGYVTKDSKGRKRLETTVNAVRYNTLRGGVGFKIDIKRDRIELVTKGRGKPGLQNFFNNIAKRESEEERVLGYWKYDILKNSFERKLPQVMYVKAEARGKGSEEEFWYNEAWLLSGFDFKGFKELLKEGVILVDIRIGQYPDGRPHDHGTAFRVFKNNLDRCFKNRIRII, from the coding sequence ATGCAAGGATTTGACGAAATAGTGGAAAAATTAAAGAAGATTAAAGAAAAGGGATTTGTTAAAACACATAGAGCAGGCGATACTGGTGTTGGAAAAACTTTAGAAGATTTGTTAGGCATAAAAGAAAATAATGTGCCAGGTCCGAATGCCGAATTTATTGAACTAAAATCAGCGAGAAAAAATACATCAAGCATGCTTACATTATTCACTAAACCACCTTTGCCTAAAAGCACAAATTCTAAACTTCTTCAAGAATTTGGATATGTTACAAAAGATAGCAAAGGTAGAAAACGGTTAGAAACAACTGTAAATGCTGTAAGATATAACACCCTTCGAGGAGGAGTAGGTTTTAAAATAGACATTAAGAGAGATAGAATAGAGCTTGTGACAAAAGGGAGAGGAAAACCAGGATTACAAAATTTTTTTAACAATATCGCTAAAAGAGAAAGCGAAGAGGAAAGAGTTCTTGGATATTGGAAATATGATATACTAAAAAATAGTTTTGAAAGAAAATTACCACAAGTAATGTACGTTAAAGCAGAAGCAAGAGGTAAAGGTAGTGAAGAGGAATTTTGGTATAATGAAGCATGGCTGTTAAGTGGGTTTGATTTCAAAGGTTTCAAAGAATTGCTCAAGGAAGGAGTTATTTTAGTTGATATAAGAATAGGACAATATCCTGATGGACGACCACACGACCATGGAACGGCTTTTAGAGTTTTCAAAAATAATTTGGACAGATGTTTTAAAAACAGAATAAGGATAATATAA